One Triplophysa rosa unplaced genomic scaffold, Trosa_1v2 scaffold176_ERROPOS43732, whole genome shotgun sequence genomic window carries:
- the LOC130549795 gene encoding homer protein homolog 1-like isoform X2, with product MGEQPIFSTRAHVFQIDPNTKKNWVPTSKHAVTVSYFYDSTRNVYRIISLDGSKAIINSTITPNMTFTKTSHKFGQWADSRANTVYGLGFSSEAHLSKFAEKFVEFKEAARLAKEKSQEKMELTSTPSQRKSVSCFPRLKTARQ from the exons ATGGG AGAGCAGCCGATCTTCAGCACGAGAGCTCACGTCTTCCAGATCGACCCCAACACCAAAAAGAACTGGGTGCCCACCAGCAAACACGCTGTTACTGTGTCATATTTCTATGACAGCACACGTAACGTCTACCGCATCATTAGTCTGGACGGCTCAAAG GCCATCATCAACAGCACCATCACTCCTAACATGACCTTCACCAAAACCTCACACAAGTTTGGTCAGTGGGCCGACAGTCGAGCGAATACGGTGTACGGCCTGGGCTTCTCCTCTGAGGCTCATCTGAGTAAA TTTGCGGAGAAGTTTGTGGAATTTAAAGAAGCGGCGCGGTTAGCGAAGGAGAAATCTCAGGAGAAGATGGAGTTAACCAGCACACCGTCACAG CGCAAGTCTGTTTCGTGTTTTCCGCGTTTAAAG ACGGCCAGACAGTAA
- the LOC130549795 gene encoding homer protein homolog 1-like isoform X1: protein MGEQPIFSTRAHVFQIDPNTKKNWVPTSKHAVTVSYFYDSTRNVYRIISLDGSKAIINSTITPNMTFTKTSHKFGQWADSRANTVYGLGFSSEAHLSKFAEKFVEFKEAARLAKEKSQEKMELTSTPSQRKSVSCFPRLKVRSESHKNSNPESI from the exons ATGGG AGAGCAGCCGATCTTCAGCACGAGAGCTCACGTCTTCCAGATCGACCCCAACACCAAAAAGAACTGGGTGCCCACCAGCAAACACGCTGTTACTGTGTCATATTTCTATGACAGCACACGTAACGTCTACCGCATCATTAGTCTGGACGGCTCAAAG GCCATCATCAACAGCACCATCACTCCTAACATGACCTTCACCAAAACCTCACACAAGTTTGGTCAGTGGGCCGACAGTCGAGCGAATACGGTGTACGGCCTGGGCTTCTCCTCTGAGGCTCATCTGAGTAAA TTTGCGGAGAAGTTTGTGGAATTTAAAGAAGCGGCGCGGTTAGCGAAGGAGAAATCTCAGGAGAAGATGGAGTTAACCAGCACACCGTCACAG CGCAAGTCTGTTTCGTGTTTTCCGCGTTTAAAGGTAAGAAGTGAATCCCACAAAAACTCAAACCCAGAATCCATCTGA